Proteins co-encoded in one Nothobranchius furzeri strain GRZ-AD chromosome 4, NfurGRZ-RIMD1, whole genome shotgun sequence genomic window:
- the LOC139069661 gene encoding uncharacterized protein isoform X1: MEQRCSTINTFSSRNSTLFLIWISMLLLLIFLQMATSLVYFAGVFISSSQAVISPFLFCQTSRHAEVTCSRWQRSSPDEVDSERNINFVATLLILCFYAPLAFVAFALLAVLLAAYAKDRSTLKFSMVCQAASSTLLLTGIVGFLLSYQSYVTWEDLTLWFYLCVGVQLELVVTTVLTGVAGKNLMP, translated from the coding sequence ATGGAGCAGAGATGTTCCACGATTAATACTTTCTCATCGAGGAACTCAACATTGTTCTTAATCTGGATCTCCATGCTTCTCCTGCTCATCTTCCTTCAGATGGCAACCTCACTGGTGTACTTCGCTGGTGTGTTCATCTCCTCCAGTCAAGCTGTCATCAGTCCCTTCCTCTTCTGCCAAACAAGTCGACACGCCGAAGTCACCTGCAGCAGGTGGCAAAGAAGCTCTCCGGATGAAGTAGACTCTGAGAGGAACATTAACTTTGTAGCAACGCTGCTTATCCTGTGTTTTTATGCTCCACTCGCGTTTGTGGCCTTTGCTCTGCTGGCGGTGCTGTTAGCAGCCTACGCTAAAGACAGATCAACACTCAAGTTCAGcatggtctgccaggcagcatcaAGCACACTCCTCCTGACTGGCATCGTGGGCTTTTTGCTCTCGTATCAGTCTTATGTGACCTGGGAAGACTTGACCCTTTGGTTTTATTTATGCGTGGGTGTGCAGCTGGAGCTGGTCGTCACCACTGTGCTTACTGGAGTTGCAGGGAAGAATCTGATGCCCTGA
- the LOC139069661 gene encoding uncharacterized protein isoform X2 has translation MRTNQHAELPLSHTDFDAVCLLLNMATSLVYFAGVFISSSQAVISPFLFCQTSRHAEVTCSRWQRSSPDEVDSERNINFVATLLILCFYAPLAFVAFALLAVLLAAYAKDRSTLKFSMVCQAASSTLLLTGIVGFLLSYQSYVTWEDLTLWFYLCVGVQLELVVTTVLTGVAGKNLMP, from the exons ATGCGCACAAATCAACACGCAGAGCTGCCTCTGAGCCACACTGACTTCGACGCAGTCTGTCTTTTATTAAAC ATGGCAACCTCACTGGTGTACTTCGCTGGTGTGTTCATCTCCTCCAGTCAAGCTGTCATCAGTCCCTTCCTCTTCTGCCAAACAAGTCGACACGCCGAAGTCACCTGCAGCAGGTGGCAAAGAAGCTCTCCGGATGAAGTAGACTCTGAGAGGAACATTAACTTTGTAGCAACGCTGCTTATCCTGTGTTTTTATGCTCCACTCGCGTTTGTGGCCTTTGCTCTGCTGGCGGTGCTGTTAGCAGCCTACGCTAAAGACAGATCAACACTCAAGTTCAGcatggtctgccaggcagcatcaAGCACACTCCTCCTGACTGGCATCGTGGGCTTTTTGCTCTCGTATCAGTCTTATGTGACCTGGGAAGACTTGACCCTTTGGTTTTATTTATGCGTGGGTGTGCAGCTGGAGCTGGTCGTCACCACTGTGCTTACTGGAGTTGCAGGGAAGAATCTGATGCCCTGA
- the LOC107388886 gene encoding uncharacterized protein, translating into MGNRFSRRRDAPANVAGTVAAEQKTVATPKQTEDPVVTQTQETEDLEVMAPDASSPKEECVRSVGDAESEPTTEEPQVLTFKISDPEDLAQPEVMFEALKPDPVSVLESEPASHPEADAELLSEPVPTPAEALEQPEDLLNQESVLSSPPFIDFLDVASSPTLISASLHPDESSGVSGGEQCEVGRSMLEPEKLPGITEFLDKPMEAEAAECLEMPVSDVNEENVSEVLKNSELKGSDFLNDIIESEVKIPEDTPITDLSTPIELM; encoded by the coding sequence ATGGGAAACAGGTTTAGTAGAAGGCGAGATGCTCCGGCCAACGTTGCTGGGACGGTGGCCGCTGAGCAGAAGACCGTAGCGACGCCCAAGCAGACTGAAGATCCGGTGGTGACACAGACTCAGGAGACGGAAGATCTAGAAGTGATGGCACCAGATGCGTCTTCACCCAAAGAGGAGTGTGTGAGGAGTGTGGGTGATGCAGAATCAGAGCCCACAACAGAGGAACCTCAAGTCTTAACCTTCAAGATTTCAGATCCAGAGGACTTAGCACAACCTGAAGTAATGTTTGAAGCTCTAAAACCTGACCCAGTTTCTGTTCTTGAATCAGAGCCTGCATCCCACCCAGAGGCAGATGCTGAGCTCCTCTCTGAGCCAGTACCAACTCCAGCTGAGGCTCTAGAGCAGCCCGAAGATCTGCTCAATCAAGAATCAGTCCTTTCTTCACCCCCATTCATCGACTTCCTTGATGTTGCTTCTTCACCAACTCTCATCTCTGCTTCCCTCCATCCAGACGAGTCATCTGGCGTTTCAGGAGGTGAGCAATGTGAGGTTGGGCGTTCCATGCTAGAGCCAGAGAAGCTCCCAGGAATTACAGAATTCCTGGACAAGCCGATGGAGGCGGAGGCTGCCGAATGTTTGGAGATGCCTGTGAGTGATGTCAACGAGGAGAACGTTAGCGAAGTCCTGAAAAATTCAGAGTTGAAAGGAAGTGACTTTCTGAATGACATCATCGAGAGCGAAGTCAAGATCCCAGAAGACACGCCCATCACAGACCTGAGCACGCCCATCGAGCTGATGTGA
- the si:ch211-127m7.2 gene encoding cell cycle regulator of non-homologous end joining: protein MSGKHRTLPSWMAKKEDKAKEKKAPLKTQKKPRAARAVFYCMNEAELVEAAASCLTDGSCEDVLLLFHQQAKNQAQKTAKPKPDASRIKEKRFTEILEESSSDCSADPETTSVSETGLDITEAEKLPYMSPQHPESEGEKDDHKLINTDVETEKEKQMAEDAVEEDEALRLVREIFFT from the exons ATGTCTGGGAAACACCGGACGCTTCCTTCGTGGATGGCAAAGAAAGAAGataaagcaaaagaaaaaaaggCGCCACTGAAGACTCAGAAAAAGCCGAGAGCTGCAAG AGCTGTTTTCTACTGTATGAACGAGGCGGAGCTGGTGGAAGCCGCTGCTTCGTGTCTTACCGATGGTTCCTGTGAGGATGTGCTGCTACTATTTCACCAACAG GCTAAAAACCAAGCCCAGAAGACAGCAAAACCCAAGCCTGATGCTTCACGGATAAAAGAAAAGCGTTTTACTGAGATTTTAGAGGAATCTTCATCAGACTGCTCCGCTGACCCAGAAACTACTTCCGTTTCAGAAACAGGCTTGGACATTACAGAGGCCGAAAAGTTGCCATACATGAGCCCACAGCATCCTGAATCCGAGGGCGAGAAGGATGATCATAAACTCATAAACACGGATGTGGAAACTGAAAAAGAAAAGCAGATGGCAGAAGATGCTGTAGAAGAGGACGAAGCCTTGCGGCTTGTACGGGAGATTTTTTTCACTTGA